The following are encoded together in the Actinobacillus lignieresii genome:
- a CDS encoding LacI family DNA-binding transcriptional regulator — MESKAKKRLTLSDIAALSGVSKTTASMILNGRSDDFRIKPETRQKVQAIAEQYGYRANIYAKALQAQRSNVIGLVIPDLTNYGFALTARNLEKLCRENGLQLVIACSDDNPQQEKLVIDRLLDRQVDLLITAPTHQDPNYYQKIIKHTPVLHIDRHIPNLELNYIVSDDTPSVAKLVENIVRAYQPKEFFYLGGQLSLSPSTSRLKGFYEGLEQSHLAVQSDWILHKDYQPESGYAMFAEVVERLGRLPEAVFTASYTILEGVLRYLTEHKQMAKLMNQELHLATFDDHHLLDALPFHIHSIAQDHDQIALSAFRLMREKLQRKTINSTKVDCEIIWRH, encoded by the coding sequence GTGGAATCCAAAGCTAAAAAACGCCTGACGCTTAGCGATATAGCGGCACTTAGCGGCGTGTCGAAAACGACGGCAAGTATGATTCTCAACGGTAGAAGCGATGATTTTCGCATCAAACCCGAAACGCGCCAAAAAGTACAAGCGATCGCCGAACAATACGGCTATCGTGCCAATATCTATGCCAAAGCGTTACAAGCGCAGCGTTCTAACGTTATCGGCTTAGTGATTCCCGATCTCACCAACTACGGTTTCGCTTTAACCGCTCGCAATCTTGAAAAACTGTGCCGAGAAAACGGTTTACAGCTTGTGATCGCTTGTTCCGACGATAATCCTCAGCAAGAAAAACTGGTGATTGATCGTTTGCTTGATCGCCAAGTGGATTTGCTGATTACCGCCCCGACGCATCAAGACCCGAATTATTATCAAAAAATCATCAAGCACACGCCGGTGTTACATATCGACCGCCATATTCCGAATTTGGAATTGAATTATATCGTCAGCGACGATACGCCAAGCGTGGCGAAATTGGTGGAAAACATCGTACGGGCTTACCAGCCGAAAGAATTTTTCTATTTAGGCGGACAACTTTCGCTTTCGCCGAGTACCTCGCGCTTAAAAGGTTTTTACGAAGGTTTGGAACAATCGCATTTAGCAGTACAAAGCGATTGGATTTTACATAAAGATTACCAACCGGAATCGGGCTATGCAATGTTTGCCGAAGTGGTTGAGCGTTTAGGACGTTTACCGGAAGCGGTGTTTACCGCTTCTTATACCATTTTGGAAGGCGTATTGCGCTATTTAACCGAACATAAACAAATGGCGAAATTGATGAATCAGGAGCTGCATTTAGCCACCTTTGACGATCATCATTTGCTTGATGCGCTACCGTTTCATATTCATTCAATCGCACAAGATCACGATCAAATCGCTTTAAGCGCTTTCCGCCTGATGCGGGAAAAACTGCAACGCAAAACGATTAACAGTACAAAAGTGGATTGCGAAATTATTTGGCGACATTAA
- the hisIE gene encoding bifunctional phosphoribosyl-AMP cyclohydrolase/phosphoribosyl-ATP diphosphatase HisIE → MQIQNINWQKVDQLLPVIIQHFQTSEVLMLGYMNPEALNKTLAEKVVTFYSRTKQRLWTKGETSGHFLNVVDMSLDCDNDTLLILVNPIGATCHTGEGSCFHQFESQSEGDWTWFAKLEQVLAERKYADPESSYTAKLYTKGVKKIAQKVGEEGVETALAAVSQDKEEVVSEAADLAYHLTVLLHSMNLEWGDVIAKLKERYQGIGLHPEGSNK, encoded by the coding sequence ATGCAAATTCAAAATATAAACTGGCAAAAAGTAGATCAATTACTCCCGGTCATTATCCAACACTTCCAAACCAGTGAAGTATTAATGTTGGGTTATATGAACCCAGAAGCGTTAAATAAAACCTTAGCGGAAAAAGTCGTAACTTTCTATTCTCGCACCAAGCAACGCCTGTGGACGAAGGGCGAAACCTCAGGGCATTTTCTCAATGTGGTAGATATGAGTTTGGATTGCGATAACGATACGTTATTGATTTTAGTGAATCCAATCGGGGCGACTTGTCATACGGGTGAGGGGAGTTGTTTCCACCAATTTGAAAGCCAGTCCGAAGGCGATTGGACGTGGTTTGCGAAATTGGAACAGGTGCTTGCCGAGCGCAAATATGCCGATCCGGAAAGTTCTTATACCGCCAAACTCTATACTAAAGGCGTGAAGAAAATCGCTCAAAAAGTGGGAGAAGAGGGCGTTGAAACCGCATTGGCGGCGGTGTCGCAAGATAAAGAAGAAGTAGTAAGCGAAGCGGCGGATTTAGCCTATCATTTAACCGTATTATTACATTCGATGAATCTCGAATGGGGCGATGTGATTGCTAAATTAAAAGAGCGTTATCAGGGCATTGGGCTTCACCCAGAAGGCTCTAATAAATAA
- a CDS encoding thioredoxin family protein, which yields MAHFYEYLEFNSDEDRENQLEVYVDVKLEAETEEKLKAVGVQGDWLVMAEPYCPDCVEIVAYFQRMTKLNPNINVKYVARKDNKERKHFDSDEQQQAVISAQKIPSIFDIRNGKTELVLCEFPQFLKQKMAAEPENFDELKADFRMGKFGKQVEAELLEILTKA from the coding sequence ATGGCACATTTTTATGAATATTTAGAATTTAATAGTGACGAAGACCGTGAAAATCAGCTTGAGGTTTACGTCGATGTAAAATTAGAAGCGGAAACCGAAGAAAAGCTTAAAGCCGTCGGCGTACAAGGCGATTGGCTGGTGATGGCGGAGCCTTATTGCCCGGACTGCGTAGAAATTGTCGCTTACTTCCAACGTATGACCAAACTCAATCCGAATATCAATGTGAAATACGTCGCCCGTAAAGACAACAAAGAACGTAAACATTTTGATAGCGACGAACAGCAACAAGCGGTCATTTCAGCACAAAAAATTCCAAGTATCTTTGATATTCGTAACGGAAAAACCGAACTGGTTTTATGCGAATTTCCGCAATTCTTAAAGCAAAAAATGGCAGCGGAACCGGAAAATTTTGACGAGTTGAAAGCCGATTTCCGTATGGGTAAATTCGGTAAACAAGTTGAAGCCGAGCTATTAGAAATTCTAACGAAAGCCTAG
- a CDS encoding 7-cyano-7-deazaguanine/7-aminomethyl-7-deazaguanine transporter, with translation MNFQIDFSDAQKRRSLVLLSLFHIFIIAISNYLVQITFEVKIPFTDIVIPTTWGTFTFPFVFLATDLTVRVFGASLARKIIFVGMLPALLISYVISVLFFETQFQGFNALNEFNLFVFRIALASFCAYVVGQLLDIVVFNRLRQGKTWWLAPMCSTIFGTLIDTFAFFAVAFYKSDDAYMAEHWFTIGTVDYAFKLFVSLLLFLPLYGVLLNYLVKKFKLK, from the coding sequence ATGAACTTTCAAATTGATTTTTCAGACGCACAAAAGCGTCGTTCTCTGGTTTTACTTTCCCTTTTTCATATCTTTATTATCGCTATCAGTAACTATTTGGTACAGATTACTTTTGAGGTCAAGATTCCGTTTACCGATATTGTGATTCCGACCACTTGGGGGACTTTCACTTTCCCGTTTGTGTTTTTGGCGACGGATTTAACCGTACGAGTATTTGGTGCAAGTCTTGCCCGTAAAATTATTTTTGTCGGTATGTTGCCGGCGTTACTGATTAGTTATGTGATTTCAGTGCTGTTTTTTGAGACGCAATTCCAAGGCTTTAATGCGTTAAACGAATTTAATCTGTTCGTGTTTCGTATTGCTTTAGCCAGTTTCTGTGCTTATGTGGTGGGGCAGTTATTGGATATTGTGGTGTTTAACCGCTTACGTCAGGGTAAAACTTGGTGGCTTGCGCCGATGTGTTCGACCATTTTCGGCACCTTGATTGATACCTTCGCTTTCTTTGCGGTGGCGTTTTATAAAAGCGATGATGCTTATATGGCGGAACATTGGTTCACCATCGGTACGGTGGACTATGCGTTTAAACTATTTGTTAGCTTATTACTGTTTTTACCGCTCTATGGCGTGTTACTCAATTATTTAGTCAAAAAATTTAAACTGAAATAG
- the map gene encoding type I methionyl aminopeptidase, producing MSKIPLRTEEEIEKLRVACKLASDVLVMIEPYVKEGVSTAELDRICHEYIVNEQQAIPACLNYHGFPNATCISLNEVVCHGIPSADRKLKKGDILNIDVTVIKDGYYGDNSKMYVVGEPSIRDKRLIEVTLESLYIGLRTVKPGIRLKEIGKTIQQYVEKQGFSVVREYCGHGIGTEFHCDPQVLHYNSDDGGVVLQEGMVFTIEPMVNAGKKEIRNMPDGWTVKTKDRSHSAQFEHQIVVTKEGCEVMTIRDEEIAEGRISRIMKNV from the coding sequence ATGAGCAAGATTCCATTAAGAACTGAAGAAGAGATTGAGAAATTACGTGTCGCTTGTAAATTAGCCTCTGACGTATTGGTAATGATTGAGCCGTATGTGAAAGAAGGCGTAAGCACGGCAGAATTAGATCGTATTTGCCACGAATATATCGTAAACGAACAGCAGGCGATTCCGGCGTGTTTAAACTATCACGGCTTCCCGAATGCGACTTGTATTTCATTGAACGAAGTGGTGTGCCACGGTATTCCGAGTGCGGATCGCAAGTTGAAAAAAGGCGATATTTTAAATATTGACGTGACGGTGATTAAAGACGGTTACTACGGCGACAACTCAAAAATGTATGTGGTCGGCGAGCCGAGCATTCGTGATAAACGTTTAATTGAAGTGACGTTAGAATCGCTTTATATCGGTTTACGCACGGTAAAACCGGGCATTCGTTTAAAAGAAATCGGTAAAACCATTCAGCAATATGTGGAAAAACAAGGTTTCTCTGTGGTGCGTGAATACTGCGGTCACGGTATCGGTACCGAATTCCATTGTGATCCGCAAGTGCTTCACTACAATTCTGATGACGGTGGTGTAGTATTGCAAGAAGGTATGGTGTTTACCATTGAGCCGATGGTGAATGCGGGTAAAAAAGAAATCCGCAATATGCCGGACGGTTGGACGGTGAAAACTAAAGACCGTAGCCATTCGGCACAGTTTGAACATCAAATTGTGGTAACCAAAGAAGGCTGTGAAGTGATGACGATTCGTGACGAAGAAATTGCCGAAGGTCGCATTTCTCGCATTATGAAAAACGTTTAA
- a CDS encoding glycoside hydrolase family 32 protein has translation MQIFNNGKYKSLHAAQQGELDTIRQSVLSDKDFYPTYHLAPQTGLFNDPNGLIFDGEKYHIFAQWFPYDAMHGMKHWEHFISRDLQTFEKSDRLIPDEMFESHGCYSGGAILWQDKIVAFYTGNTRRASDNQRVPHQNIAIFDKSGKLLKKRCIIDQAPAGYSEHVRDPKPFVTAEGKIRFVLGAQRENLTGTCLVYEMDDLDSTPRLIAELTVKDFDNDNVFMWECPDLFRLDGKDVFVWSPQGKLREAHQFQNNYHATYALGKLEGNSLTAEHIEELDYGFDFYAPQSVQNTDRIVFGWVGLPDLTYPTDKYKWHSTLSLPRQTKVQNGKIQQTPIVQLAAKQAVEIEQKIAIDNLDTAYLQISVENQPLALNFFSNDKGQTLGLRYEHGLLTLDRSATEQTELMEKFGSLRHCEVEKLDKLEIFFDRSIVEIFINGGEKVMTSRFFIANRINLLETSRPLTVQIAQVQPIQIQDK, from the coding sequence ATGCAGATTTTCAATAACGGCAAATACAAAAGCCTGCACGCGGCGCAACAGGGCGAATTAGATACGATCCGCCAAAGCGTGCTTTCCGATAAAGATTTCTATCCGACCTACCACTTGGCACCGCAAACCGGTTTATTTAACGATCCGAACGGCTTAATTTTTGACGGTGAGAAATACCATATCTTTGCGCAATGGTTCCCTTATGACGCCATGCACGGTATGAAACATTGGGAGCATTTTATTAGCCGAGATTTACAAACTTTTGAAAAATCCGACCGCTTGATCCCGGATGAAATGTTCGAATCACACGGTTGCTATTCGGGCGGTGCGATTCTGTGGCAAGACAAAATCGTGGCGTTTTACACCGGCAATACTCGCCGTGCGAGCGATAACCAACGTGTTCCGCACCAAAATATTGCGATTTTTGATAAGTCGGGCAAATTATTGAAAAAACGTTGCATTATCGATCAAGCGCCTGCCGGCTATAGCGAGCACGTTCGAGATCCTAAACCCTTTGTGACTGCAGAAGGTAAAATTCGCTTTGTGCTTGGCGCACAACGTGAGAACCTAACCGGAACTTGCTTAGTATATGAAATGGACGATCTCGACAGTACGCCTCGTTTAATTGCCGAATTGACGGTAAAAGACTTTGATAACGATAATGTGTTTATGTGGGAATGTCCGGATCTGTTCCGACTTGACGGTAAAGATGTGTTTGTTTGGTCGCCGCAGGGTAAATTGCGCGAAGCGCATCAGTTCCAAAACAACTATCACGCTACCTATGCGTTGGGTAAATTAGAGGGTAACAGCTTAACTGCCGAACATATCGAAGAGCTGGACTACGGTTTTGATTTCTATGCGCCGCAATCGGTACAAAATACGGATCGTATCGTATTCGGTTGGGTCGGCTTGCCGGATTTAACTTATCCGACTGATAAATACAAATGGCATTCAACCTTAAGCCTGCCGCGTCAAACGAAAGTGCAAAACGGTAAAATTCAGCAAACGCCGATCGTTCAACTCGCCGCAAAACAAGCGGTCGAAATTGAGCAAAAAATTGCAATCGACAATCTGGATACCGCTTATTTGCAAATTTCCGTCGAAAATCAACCGCTTGCATTAAACTTCTTTAGCAATGATAAAGGGCAAACATTAGGCTTACGTTATGAGCACGGTTTATTAACGCTGGATCGCAGTGCAACCGAGCAAACCGAGCTAATGGAAAAATTCGGAAGCCTTCGTCATTGTGAAGTTGAGAAACTCGATAAATTAGAGATTTTTTTCGACCGCTCTATCGTGGAAATTTTCATCAACGGCGGAGAAAAAGTGATGACATCGCGATTCTTTATTGCAAATCGAATCAATCTGTTAGAAACTTCTCGTCCGCTGACTGTTCAGATTGCTCAAGTGCAGCCGATTCAAATTCAAGATAAATAA